Proteins encoded by one window of Chanos chanos chromosome 7, fChaCha1.1, whole genome shotgun sequence:
- the LOC115817548 gene encoding sodium/potassium-transporting ATPase subunit alpha-1 yields MGLGTGNDKYKLAATSEDGDKKKKKGKKGEKDMDDLKKEVDIDDHKLTLDELHRKYGTDLTRGLSSSRAKEVLARDGPNALTPPPTTPEWVKFCRQLFGGFSTLLWIGAILCFLAYGIQAASEDEPANDNLYLGIVLSAVVMITGCFSYYQEAKSSKIMESFKNLVPQQALVIRDGEKKSLNAEEVVAGDLVEVKGGDRIPADLRIISAHGCKVDNSSLTGESEPQTRSPDFSNDNPLETRNIAFFSTNCVEGTARGIVINTGDRTVMGRIATLASSLEGGKTPIAIEIEHFIHIITGVAVFLGVSFFILSLILGYGWLEAVIFLIGIIVANVPEGLLATVTVCLTLTAKRMAKKNCLVKNLEAVETLGSTSTICSDKTGTLTQNRMTVAHMWFDNQIHEADTTENQSGTSFDKSSATWTSLARIAGLCNRAVFLADQENVPILKRETAGDASESALLKCIELCCGSVKGLRETYPKIAEIPFNSTNKYQLSIHKNASASETKHLLVMKGAPERILDRCSTILIQGKEQTLDDELKDAFQNAYVELGGLGERVLGFCHFNLPDDQFPEGFQFDTDEVNFPTENLCFVGLMSMIDPPRAAVPDAVGKCRSAGIKVIMVTGDHPITAKAIAKGVGIISEGNETVEDIAARLNIPVGEVNPRDAKACVVHGGELKDMTSEQLDDILKHHTEIVFARTSPQQKLIIVEGCQRQGAIVAVTGDGVNDSPALKKADIGVAMGIAGSDVSKQAADMILLDDNFASIVTGVEEGRLIFDNLKKSIAYTLTSNIPEISPFLLFIIANIPLPLGTVTILCIDLGTDMVPAISLAYEAAESDIMKRQPRNPKLDKLVNERLISVAYGQIGMMQATAGFFTYFVILAENGFLPSDLIGLRVSWDDKYLNDLEDSYGQQWTYESRKIIEYTCHTSFFASIVIVQWADLIICKTRRNSILHQGMKNKILIFGLFEETALAAFLSYCPGMDVALRMFPLKPCWWFCAFPYSLLIFLYDEARRYILRRNPGGWVEKETYY; encoded by the exons ATGGGGCTTGGA ACGGGTAATGACAAATACAAGCTGGCAGCAACCTCTGAAGATggagacaaaaagaagaaaaaagggaaaaagggggagaaagatATGGATGACCTTAAGAAGGAAGTCGATATA GATGACCACAAGTTGACCTTGGATGAGCTTCATCGCAAGTATGGAACAGATCTTACCAGG GGTCTGTCCTCATCTCGTGCAAAGGAGGTCCTGGCTCGTGATGGACCCAATGCTCTGACCCCTCCTCCAACGACCCCTGAATGGGTCAAGTTCTGCAGACAGCTCTTTGGTGGattctccacactgctgtgGATTGGAGCCATCCTTTGTTTCCTGGCTTATGGAATTCAGGCTGCCTCAGAAGATGAACCAGCAAATGACAAC TTGTACCTTGGTATTGTGCTATCTGCTGTTGTGATGATCACTGGGTGCTTCTCATACTATCAAGAGGCTAAGAGTTCAAAGATCATGGAGTCCTTCAAGAACTTGGTTCCTCAG CAAGCCCTTGTTATCCGTGATGGTGAGAAGAAGAGCCTCAATGCTGAAGAAGTGGTAGCTGGAGATCTAGTGGAGGTTAAGGGCGGAGACAGAATTCCTGCTGATCTGCGTATTATTTCTGCACATGGATGCAAG GTGGACAATTCCTCCCTCACTGGAGAATCTGAGCCCCAGACCCGTAGTCCTGATTTCTCCAATGACAATCCCCTGGAGACCAGGAACATTGCATTCTTTTCCACAAACTGTGTTGAAG GAACTGCTAGAGGAATTGTCATCAACACTGGTGATCGCACTGTCATGGGTCGTATTGCCACCCTTGCCTCAAGCcttgagggaggaaaaacaccAATTGCTATTGAGATTGAGCATTTCATCCACATCATTACTGGAGTGGCCGTGTTCCTGGGTGTTTccttcttcatcctctctctcatccttggATATGGTTGGCTTGAGGCTGTCATCTTCCTCATTGGAATCATTGTTGCCAATGTGCCTGAAGGTCTCCTGGCCACTGTCACT GTATGTTTGACCTTGACTGCCAAGCGTATGGCCAAGAAGAACTGCCTGGTTAAGAATCTTGAAGCTGTGGAGACCCTTGGTTCCACATCCACCATCTGCTCTGACAAGACTGGTACCCTGACACAGAACCGTATGACAGTGGCCCACATGTGGTTTGACAATCAAATCCATGAGGCTGACACAACAGAGAATCAGAGTGGAACCTCTTTTGACAAGAGCTCTGCAACTTGGACTTCCCTTGCTCGAATTGCTGGACTGTGCAACCGAGCTGTCTTCCTTGCTGATCAAGAGAATGTACCTATACTTAAG AGGGAAACAGCTGGTGATGCTTCAGAGTCTGCCCTGCTTAAGTGTATTGAGCTCTGCTGTGGTTCAGTGAAGGGCTTGAGAGAAACATACCCAAAGATTGCTGAGATCCCTTTCAACTCAACCAACAAATACCAG CTTTCTATCCACAAGAACGCCTCCGCCTCAGAGACCAAGCACTTGCTGGTGATGAAAGGAGCCCCAGAGAGAATCCTGGATCGATGCTCAACCATTTTGATCCAGGGAAAAGAGCAGACCTTGGATGATGAGTTGAAAGATGCATTCCAGAATGCCTATGTAGAACTTGGAGGACTTGGTGAAAGAGTACTTG GTTTCTGCCATTTCAACCTTCCGGATGACCAGTTTCCCGAGGGTTTTCAGTTTGATACTGACGAGGTTAATTTCCCCACTGAGAATCTCTGCTTTGTCGGCCTCATGTCTATGATTGATCCTCCTCGTGCTGCTGTGCCTGATGCCGTGGGCAAGTGCAGAAGCGCTGGAATTAAG GTCATCATGGTTACTGGTGACCATCCTATCACAGCCAAGGCCATCGCCAAGGGTGTGGGTATCATTTCTGAGGGCAATGAGACTGTGGAAGACATTGCTGCTCGCTTGAACATTCCTGTTGGTGAAGTGAACCCCAG AGATGCTAAAGCCTGTGTAGTCCATGGTGGGGAGTTGAAGGATATGACCTCAGAGCAGCTTGATGACATCCTGAAACACCACACTGAGATTGTATTTGCTAGAACTTCCCCTCAACAGAAGCTGATCATTGTCGAAGGATGCCAACGACAG GGCGCCATTGTGGCTGTGACTGGTGATGGTGTCAATGATTCTCCTGCTCTGAAGAAGGCTGACATCGGTGTAGCTATGGGTATTGCTGGATCTGATGTCTCCAAGCAGGCTGCTGATATGATTCTTCTGGATGACAACTTTGCCTCCATTGTTACTGGTGTGGAAGAAG GTCGTCTGATCTTTGACAACTTGAAGAAATCTATTGCCTACACCCTGACCAGTAACATTCCAGAGATTTCacctttcctcctcttcatcatcgcCAACATTCCTCTACCTCTGGGCACAGTCACCATCCTTTGTATTGATCTGGGCACTGACATG GTTCCTGCTATCTCCTTGGCTTATGAAGCTGCTGAGAGTGACATCATGAAGAGACAGCCAAGAAATCCCAAATTAGACAAGCTGGTGAATGAAAGGCTAATTAGTGTGGCCTATGGTCAAATTG GAATGATGCAAGCCACAGCAGGATTCTTCACATACTTTGTGATTCTTGCTGAGAATGGTTTTCTACCATCAGACTTGATAGGACTTCGGGTCAGTTGGGATGACAAGTATCTCAATGACCTGGAGGACAGCTATGGTCAGCAGTGG ACATATGAAAGCAGAAAGATTATAGAGTACACATGCCATACTTCGTTCTTTGCCAGTATTGTGATTGTACAGTGGGCTGACTTGATCATCTGTAAGACCAGGAGGAACTCTATCCTACATCAAGGAATGAA GAACAAAATCCTTATATTTGGACTGTTTGAGGAGACAGCTCTGGCTGCTTTCCTGTCCTACTGTCCAGGCATGGATGTAGCTCTCAGAATGTTTCCACTCAA GCCTTGCTGGTGGTTCTGTGCATTCCCTTACTCACTCCTAATCTTCCTCTATGATGAGGCAAGAAGATATATCCTCCGGCGCAACCCTGGAG GCTGGGTGGAAAAGGAGACATATTATTAG
- the LOC115817547 gene encoding sodium/potassium-transporting ATPase subunit alpha-1, whose translation MGRGEGRDQYELAATSEQGGKKPKTKGKKEKDKDMDELKKEVDLDDHKLTLDELNRKYGTDLTRGLSTSRAKEILARDGPNALTPPPTTPEWVKFCKQLFGGFSTLLWIGAILCFLAYGIQAASEEEPANDNLYLGIVLSAVVMITGCFSYYQEAKSSKIMDSFKNLVPQQALVVRDGEKMSINAEEVVVGDLVEVKGGDRIPADLRIISAHGCKVDNSSLTGESEPQTRTPDFSNENPLETRNIAFFSTNCVEGTARGIVINTGDRTVMGRIATLASGLEVGRTPISIEIEHFIHIITGVAVFLGVSFFILSLILGYTWLEAVIFLIGIIVANVPEGLLATVTVCLTLTAKRMAKKNCLVKNLEAVETLGSTSTICSDKTGTLTQNRMTVAHMWFDNQIHEADTTENQSGTSFDRSSATWAALARIAGLCNRAVFLADQDSVPILKRDVAGDASESALLKCIELCCGSVKDMREKYTKIAEIPFNSTNKYQLSIHKNPNDSETKHLLVMKGAPERILDRCSTILIQGKEQPLDDEMKDAFQNAYLELGGLGERVLGFCHFNLPDDQFPEGFEFDTDEVNFPTQNLCFVGLMSMIDPPRAAVPDAVGKCRSAGIKVIMVTGDHPITAKAIAKGVGIISEGNETVEDIAARLNIPINEVNPRDAKACVIHGGVLKDLTSEQLDDVLKHHTEIVFARTSPQQKLIIVEGCQRQGAIVAVTGDGVNDSPALKKADIGVAMGIAGSDVSKQAADMILLDDNFASIVTGVEEGRLIFDNLKKSIAYTLTSNIPEITPFLLFIIANIPLPLGTVTILCIDLGTDMVPAISLAYEAAESDIMKRQPRNPKTDKLVNERLISIAYGQIGMIQALAGFFTYFVIMAENGFLPSKLLGIRVKWDDKYINDLEDSYGQQWTYEQRKIVEFTCHTAFFTSIVIVQWADLIICKTRRNSVFQQGMKNKILIFGLFEETALAAFLSYCPGMDVALRMYPLKINWWFCAFPYSLLIFIYDEIRKLIIRRSPGGWVERETYY comes from the exons ATGGGACGCGGG GAAGGACGAGACCAATATGAATTGGCGGCAACTTCAGAGCAGGGTGGCAAGAAACCCAAGACTAAAGGCAAGAAGGAAAAGGATAAGGATATGGATGAGCTTAAAAAGGAGGTGGATCTG GACGATCACAAACTGACTCTGGATGAGTTGAACCGGAAGTATGGAACAGATCTGACTAGG GGTTTGTCCACCTCGCGTGCAAAAGAGATCCTGGCCCGTGATGGACCTAACGCTCTGACCCCTCCTCCAACGACCCCTGAATGGGTCAAGTTCTGTAAACAGCTCTTTGGTGGattctccacactgctgtgGATTGGAGCCATCCTTTGTTTCCTGGCTTATGGAATTCAGGCTGCCTCAGAGGAGGAACCAGCAAATGATAAt TTGTACCTGGGTATTGTGTTGTCTGCTGTTGTTATGATCACTGGATGCTTCTCATACTATCAAGAGGCTAAGAGCTCAAAGATCATGGATTCTTTCAAGAATCTTGTCCCTCAG CAAGCCCTTGTCGTACGTGATGGCGAGAAAATGAGCATCAATGCTGAAGAGGTTGTAGTTGGAGATCTGGTTGAAGTCAAGGGTGGAGACAGAATCCCTGCTGATCTGCGTATTATTTCTGCACACGGATGCAAG GTGGACAATTCTTCCCTCACTGGAGAATCTGAGCCCCAGACTCGTACCCCTGACTTCTCCAATGAGAACCCACTGGAGACCAGGAATATTGCCTTCTTCTCCACCAATTGTGTTGAAG GAACTGCAAGAGGTATTGTCATTAACACTGGAGATCGCACTGTAATGGGTCGAATTGCAACCCTTGCCTCTGGTCTTGAGGTTGGTCGTACCCCCATCTCTATTGAGATTGAGCATTTCATTCACATCATCACCGGTGTGGCCGTCTTCCTGGGTGTGAGTTTCTTCATCCTCTCCCTGATCCTTGGATACACCTGGCTTGAAGCTGTCATCTTCCTCATTGGAATTATTGTTGCTAATGTGCCAGAGGGTCTGTTGGCTACCGTAACT GTGTGTTTGACCCTCACTGCCAAACGTATGGCCAAGAAGAATTGTCTAGTAAAAAATCTTGAAGCTGTGGAAACTCTGGGCTCAACATCCACCATCTGCTCTGATAAGACTGGCACCCTGACACAGAACCGTATGACAGTGGCCCACATGTGGTTTGATAACCAAATCCATGAAGCCGACACCACAGAGAATCAGAGTGGAACCTCTTTTGACAGAAGCTCTGCAACTTGGGCTGCCCTTGCTCGTATCGCTGGTCTGTGCAATCGTGCTGTCTTCCTTGCCGATCAGGACAGTGTTCCAATCCTCAAG AGAGATGTGGCAGGGGATGCCTCCGAGTCTGCTCTTCTGAAATGCATTGAACTGTGTTGTGGCTCTGTCaaagacatgagagaaaaatacacaaagatTGCTGAAATTCCCTTTAATTCCACAAACAAGTATCAG CTGTCCATCCACAAAAATCCCAATGATTCTGAAACTAAGCACTTGCTGGTGATGAAAGGAGCCCCAGAGAGAATCCTGGACCGTTGCTCCACCATTTTGATTCAAGGAAAGGAGCAGCCCCTGGATGACGAGATGAAAGATGCTTTCCAGAACGCCTATCTGGAACTGGGTggcctgggagagagagtgctgg GTTTCTGTCACTTCAACCTTCCTGATGACCAGTTTCCTGAGGGTTTTGAGTTTGATACAGATGAAGTAAACTTCCCTACTCAGAACCTCTGCTTTGTTGGCCTCATGTCCATGATTGATCCTCCTCGTGCTGCTGTACCAGATGCAGTTGGCAAATGCAGAAGTGCTGGAATCAAG GTTATCATGGTTACTGGTGATCATCCAATCACAGCCAAGGCCATTGCTAAAGGTGTTGGCATCATCTCTGAGGGAAATGAGACAGTTGAAGATATTGCTGCTCGCCTTAACATTCCAATTAATGAGGTCAATCCAAG AGATGCCAAGGCTTGTGTAATTCACGGTGGAGTCCTGAAGGACTTGACCTCTGAGCAGCTAGATGACGTCTTGAAGCACCACACTGAGATTGTGTTCGCCAGAACATCCCCTCAGCAGAAGCTGATCATTGTGGAAGGCTGCCAGCGTCAG GGTGCCATTGTGGCGGTGACAGGAGATGGTGTCAATGATTCTCCTGCTCTCAAGAAGGCAGACATCGGGGTAGCTATGGGTATAGCTGGATCTGATGTCTCTAAGCAGGCTGCTGATATGATCCTTCTGGATGATAATTTTGCTTCCATTGTTactggagtggaagaag gtCGTCTGATCTTTGACAACCTGAAGAAATCAATTGCCTACACACTGACCAGTAATATTCCAGAGATCACgcccttcctcctcttcatcatcgcCAACATTCCTCTACCTCTGGGCACAGTCACCATCCTCTGTATTGACCTGGGCACTGACATG gtCCCTGCTATATCCTTGGCCTATGAGGCAGCTGAGAGCGACATCATGAAAAGACAACCCAGAAATCCCAAGACAGATAAACTGGTGAACGAGAGGCTAATTAGTATAGCCTACGGCCAGATTG gtatgatTCAGGCGCTAGCTGGGTTTTTCACGTACTTCGTCATCATGGCTGAGAATGGCTTCCTGCCATCTAAACTGCTGGGTATCCGTGTGAAATGGGACGACAAATATATCAATGATCTTGAGGATAGCTATGGTCAGCAGTGG ACATATGAGCAGAGGAAGATTGTGGAATTCACTTGCCACACTGCATTCTTCACCAGTATTGTGATTGTGCAGTGGGCTGATTTGATTATCTGTAAGACCAGGAGGAACTCAGTCTTCCAACAAGGAATGAA GAACAAAATCCTCATTTTTGGACTGTTTGAGGAGACTGCTCTGGCTGCCTTCCTGTCCTACTGCCCAGGCATGGATGTAGCCCTTAGAATGTACCCTCTCAA GATAAACTGGTGGTTCTGTGCTTTCCCCTACTCACTCCTCATCTTTATTTATGATGAAATCCGAAAGCTTATCATTCGACGCAGCCCAGGAG GATGGGTGGAGCGAGAGACCTACTACTAA